One window of the Grus americana isolate bGruAme1 chromosome 13, bGruAme1.mat, whole genome shotgun sequence genome contains the following:
- the NUP93 gene encoding nuclear pore complex protein Nup93 isoform X2, producing MAEEYHRESMLVEWEQVKQRILHTLLASGEDALDFTQENEPSYVGELGPPGRSSLDNVEMAYARQIYIYNEKIVNGHLQPNLVDLCAAVAELDDKNIPEMWAMVKQMTDVTLVPASDALKVRTNMEVRMEFVRQALHYLEQSYKNYTFVTVFGNLHQAQLGGVPGTYQLVRSFLNIKLPAPVPGLQDGEVEGHPVWALIYYCMRCGDLTAAMHVVKRAQHQLGEFKTWFQEYMHSKDKRLSPATENKLRLHYRRALRNNTDPYKRAVYCIIGRCDITDNQSEVADKTEDYLWLKLNQVCFDDDGASSPQDRLTLSQFQKQLLEDYGESHFAVNQQPFLYFQVLFLTAQFEAAIAFLFRTERLRCHAVHVALVLFELKLLLKSSGQSAQLLSHEAGDPPGVRRLNFVRLLMLYTRKFESTDPREALQYFYFLRNEKDSQGENMFLRCVGELVIESREFDMILGKLENDGSRKPGVIDKFTSDTKPIINKVASAAENKGLFEEAAKLYDLAKNPDKVLELMNKLLSPVVPQIGTPQSNKERLKNMAHSIAERYKAQGISAKKSVDSTFYLLLDLITFFDEYHAGHIDRAFDIIERLKLVPLSQDCVEERVAAFRNFSDEIRHNLSEVLLATMNILFTQYKRMKGTSPATPARPQRVMEDRDSQLRSQARALITFAGMIPYRTSGDTNARLVQMEVLMN from the exons ATGGCTGAGGAGTATCATCGAGAATCGATGCTGGTTGAATGGGAACAGGTGAAACAAAGGATTCTTCATACTCTGCTTGCATCAGGGGAAGATGCTCTCGATTTCACCCAGGAAAACGAG CCTAGCTATGTTGGTGAGTTGGGTCCTCCAGGTCGCAGCTCTCTGGACAACGTGGAGATGGCATATGCTCGTCAG atttatatttataatgAGAAGATAGTGAATGGACATCTGCAGCCTAACCTGGTGGACCTTTGCGCTGCTGTTGCAGAACTGGATGATAAG AACATCCCTGAGATGTGGGCCATGGTGAAACAAATGACTGATGTTACCCTGGTTCCTGCTAGCGATGCCTTGAAAGTCCGGACCAACATGGAGGTGCGTATGGAGTTCGTGAGGCAGGCTCTGCACTACCTAGAACAAAG TTACAAAAACTACACCTTTGTGACAGTCTTTGGAAACTTGCACCAGGCTCAGCTGGGTGGAGTCCCAGGGACCTACCAACTAGTCCGCAGCTTCTTGAACATCAAACTTCCCGCGCCTGTCCCTGGTCTCCAG gatGGTGAGGTGGAAGGCCATCCTGTCTGGGCGCTGATTTATTACTGCATGCGCTGTGGAGATTTGACTGCAGCCATGCACGTGGTGAAACGGGCGCAGCACCAGCTGGGAGAGTTTAAAACCTGGTTCCAGGAGTACATGCACAGTAAAGACAAGAG actgtctcctgctacagaaaataaactgcGTCTTCATTACAGACGAGCTCTGAGAAATAATACTGACCCGTACAAAAGGGCCGTTTATTGTATTATTGGCCGTTGTGACATTACAGATAACCAGAGTGAAGTTGCTGACAAAACAGAAGATTATCTCTGGCTAAAA CTGAACCAAGTATGTTTTGATGATGATGGTGCAAGTTCTCCACAAGACCGACTAACATTATCACAGTTCCAGAAGCAGCTACTAGAAGACTATG gtgaaTCCCATTTTGCAGTGAACCAGCAGCCTTTCCTCTACTTCCAAGTATTGTTCTTGACAGCACAGTTTGAAGCTGCAATCGCTTTTCTCTTCCGGACAGAGCGCTTGCGTTGTCATGCTGTTCATGTTGCGTTGGTCCTGTTTGAGTTAAAATTGCTCCTGAAATCATCTGGGCAGAGTGCACAGCTGT TAAGCCATGAAGCTGGTGACCCTCCTGGCGTTAGGCGTCTAAATTTTGTGCGGCTTTTAATGCTTTACACCCGTAAGTTTGAATCGACCGATCCAAGGGAAGCTCTGcagtatttttactttctcag GAATGAGAAGGACAGCCAAGGAGAGAATATGTTCTTGCGTTGCGTTGGTGAACTAGTAATTGAAAGCAGAGAG TTTGATATGATTCTTGGAAAGCTGGAAAACGATGGTAGTAGGAAG CCTGGAGTGATAGACAAGTTTACAAGTGACACAAAACCCATTATTAACAAAGTGgcttctgcagcagaaaataaaggattGTTTGAAGAAGCGGCAAAACTCTATGACCTTGCAAAG AACCCTGACAAAGTTTTAGAACTGATGAACAAGCTCCTCAGTCCCGTCGTTCCCCAGATCGGCACTCCCCAGTCGAACAAAGAGCGGTTGAAGAACATGGCCCATTCCATTGCTGAGAG GTACAAAGCTCAGGGGATAAGTGCAAAGAAATCCGTTGACTCCACGTTCTACCTTCTGCTAGACTTAATCACGTTTTTTGATGAATATCACGCCGGTCACATTGACAGGGCCTTTGAT attatTGAACGCCTAAAGCTTGTACCTCTTAGCCAAGATTGCGTAGAGGAGAGAGTTGCTGCCTTCCGGAATTTCAGTGATGAA ATCAGGCACAATTTATCTGAGGTCCTGCTTGCAACcatgaatattttattcacCCAGTATAAGAGGATGAAAGGCACAAGCCCAGCCACTCCTGCCAGACCCCAGCGGGTAATGGAAGACAGAGATTCG CAACTTCGATCTCAAGCCCGTGCGCTGATAACGTTTGCCGGAATGATCCCGTACAGAACATCGGGAGACACGAACGCAAGACTGGTGCAAATGGAGGTCCTTATGAATTAG